In a genomic window of Paracoccaceae bacterium:
- a CDS encoding YbjN domain-containing protein, whose amino-acid sequence MALSEHYLEDDIHPIDIVEHLAAHHDWDFDRISDEQIAMAVEGQWRTYSLTLAWSAYDETLRMICTFDMEPPDEKRSELYELLNHINDQCWAGAFTYWDEQKLMVYRYGLVMAGGHVASADQIDTMIGAAVMSAERYYPAMQLLVWGNQTPTQALQVAIAEAYGRA is encoded by the coding sequence ATGGCCCTGTCAGAGCATTATCTGGAAGATGATATTCACCCCATCGATATCGTTGAGCATCTAGCGGCGCACCACGATTGGGATTTCGACCGTATCTCGGATGAGCAGATCGCAATGGCCGTAGAAGGCCAGTGGCGCACCTATTCCCTCACACTGGCCTGGTCGGCCTATGACGAAACGTTAAGGATGATCTGCACCTTTGATATGGAGCCACCGGACGAAAAGCGATCTGAACTTTATGAGCTACTGAACCATATCAACGATCAATGCTGGGCCGGCGCGTTCACGTATTGGGACGAGCAAAAGCTCATGGTTTATCGCTATGGTCTGGTCATGGCGGGCGGTCATGTTGCAAGCGCGGATCAGATCGACACCATGATCGGCGCTGCGGTGATGAGCGCGGAACGGTATTATCCCGCCATGCAATTGCTTGTTTGGGGCAATCAAACTCCGACGCAGGCTCTGCAGGTCGCCATTGCAGAGGCTTACGGTCGCGCGTAA
- a CDS encoding tRNA-binding protein: MDNISFDDFLKVDVRCGVVLRAETFPEARKPAIKMWIDFGGDIGERKSSAQVTAHYDPETLIGKQVLAVVNFPPRQIGPFLSEVLVLGLPDETGEIVLITPDAKVPNGGRLH; this comes from the coding sequence ATGGATAACATTAGCTTTGACGACTTTCTCAAAGTCGACGTGCGGTGCGGTGTGGTACTGCGTGCCGAAACCTTTCCAGAGGCACGCAAACCCGCGATCAAGATGTGGATTGATTTTGGGGGTGATATCGGCGAGCGGAAATCATCCGCACAAGTCACGGCCCACTATGATCCTGAAACGCTGATTGGCAAACAAGTTTTGGCTGTGGTGAATTTTCCACCACGCCAGATCGGGCCGTTTTTATCTGAGGTGCTGGTGCTGGGCTTGCCGGATGAAACGGGTGAAATCGTACTGATCACACCCGACGCCAAAGTGCCCAACGGAGGACGATTGCATTGA
- the proC gene encoding pyrroline-5-carboxylate reductase: MNDSRIARQGLVLLGCGKMGSAMLAGWLAQGLPSSSVSVVDPNPSEWLLSTGVLVNASLPAKPALVLVAVKPQMMAEALPTLQAMGNGETVFVSVAAGITIASFEHILGPETPIVRAMPNTPAAISRGITAIIGNAAVESSALEEAEMLLSAVGEVVRLQNESQIDAVTGVSGSGPAYVFHMIETMAAAGMAQGLPADLSMQLAKATVAGAGALAQSSEEDPAQLRVNVTSPNGTTQAALDVLMDPVKGFPALLNRAVKAAADRSRELANG; this comes from the coding sequence ATGAACGACAGTCGTATCGCGCGCCAGGGGCTCGTTCTGCTGGGATGCGGCAAGATGGGATCGGCGATGTTGGCTGGGTGGCTCGCACAGGGTTTACCATCGTCCTCTGTCTCGGTTGTTGATCCCAACCCCTCAGAGTGGCTTTTGTCTACGGGCGTATTGGTGAATGCCAGTTTGCCCGCCAAACCTGCGCTCGTGCTTGTCGCGGTAAAACCACAGATGATGGCGGAGGCTTTGCCAACGTTGCAGGCAATGGGAAATGGGGAAACCGTTTTTGTCAGCGTGGCCGCGGGCATAACAATTGCTTCCTTTGAGCACATTCTTGGCCCAGAAACGCCGATTGTACGCGCGATGCCCAATACGCCAGCGGCAATTTCGCGTGGAATTACAGCAATCATTGGCAATGCTGCCGTAGAATCTTCCGCCCTCGAAGAGGCCGAAATGCTGTTGAGCGCGGTTGGCGAAGTTGTCAGGTTGCAAAATGAGTCGCAAATTGACGCTGTGACGGGAGTGAGTGGTTCTGGCCCCGCTTATGTATTTCACATGATAGAAACCATGGCGGCGGCTGGCATGGCCCAAGGCTTGCCTGCCGACCTTTCAATGCAATTGGCGAAGGCAACGGTTGCGGGCGCGGGTGCCTTGGCACAATCATCTGAAGAAGATCCCGCACAACTACGGGTCAACGTCACCTCGCCGAACGGCACGACGCAGGCCGCTCTTGACGTATTGATGGATCCAGTAAAAGGATTTCCCGCGCTGTTGAACCGCGCAGTCAAGGCGGCTGCAGACAGATCTCGGGAACTTGCAAATGGATAA